In Electrophorus electricus isolate fEleEle1 chromosome 10, fEleEle1.pri, whole genome shotgun sequence, the genomic window TGAATACAACTGGCAAATTAAggcattgttgtttttatgcTCATGTACATGTCTGCAACAACATGGTATTGACTCTTGGGACACAGATGTTCAGAGGAGGCAGCAGACTATAGTGGCCTAATACATGATGCTTGTTAAGAACTCGACACTGGAAGCGTTACGATTTTTCACTAGCAGCTTGCTGCTTTCAAATGATATGTATTAAATTTCTCTTTaaccattacattttatttaaaatgacaatggcATTTATAGTTATTTTCCTATATTTGCCTTTTCTTTCTATTAATttgatgtttatatgtttgaCCTCAGATTGCGATGTCTGGTGAAACAGCTGGAGCGTGGCGAGGCTTCTGTTGTTGACCTGAAAAAAAACCTGGAATATGCAGCTTCTGTACTGGAATCAGTGTATATTGAGGAGACACGGTAATGTGGACTATGCAAGGCCTCTTCATGTGCCATTCATTTACAATAAGGGTTTAAATGTAATGGTCTCAGTAGGCTCTACAGTCTTctgcaaaaaaaatgcagcataGAACCACTTAGTTGCGCAtcaactcactctctctctctctctctctctctctctctctctctccaaattTACTTTtgtgaaaatacatttatatttggcATTTGGCAAATCTAAATGTTATTGAAAGCTATAATCAGAATTATAGCCAAGCTGTACCCTAAGCCTTAATGTCATGAGATAGAGAGGAGACAATTAAATGACTGTATGAGTTTAGTGTCCTAATCTAATCACAAAGATTTAATAATTTTCTCAATTTTGCTTGCATGAAATCTCTTTCTTGGAGCCATCTTGTCTTGAAAAGCCTTGAATGGGATTTAAAGCAACATGAGTTTCCTGGTTATTACTTGGAGGTGTTGATATCCTCCTTGTGCATGCAttttgtgtgcatgggtgtcTATTCTCAGGCGACTGGTGGACACAGAAGATGAGCTCAGCGACATCCAGTCGGACTCAGTGCCGTCGGAGGTGCGCGACTGGCTGGCCTCCACCTTCACGCGGCAGATGGGCCTGATGTTGCGGCGCTCCGAGGAGAAGCCGCGCTTCCGCAGCATTGTGCATGCCGTGCAGGCTGGCATATTCGTGGAGAGGTGCGTGGCAAGCACTGTCTTAGCctcagcaaaaacacacactcagtggcACACAGGCAACACAAGCAAGGCTTCAAAGTATCTTATGTAGGAGCCATCATACTGCAGCATATGGTTTATTAAAGTTTTAGAGTCCACTGCAGCGAGTGATGCAGAAAAGTCCAGTAACACCCTGGTGCGATATGTTCCAGCCTGGTGTGTTGctgtctttaaatgttaattccTGCCAAACAGGGGCTTTCCtgctctcttccttcctctgtatgtgtatgtgtatcttcctctctctctttatgtgcACAATATTCTGACTGACATgtgcaatctctctctctctctctttctctctctctctctctctctctctctctctctctgacaggatGTACCGCAGGACGTCAAACATGGTGGGATTAAGCTATCCGCCCAATGTGATCACAGTACTCAAGGTAACATGAGTCAGGGTCATAGGCCGATGTATCAGCCTTGAAATAGCAGGAATCAGCTACCCTCCATGTACATAACCAgcaatgaacatgaacaattACACTTCTGTGCAGGGTGCACATACAAATATCAAGATATTCTCAGAACGTACAGTAAAGTAAACAAATCTatgatgacaaaaataattaggTTGCAATATTCTCAATACCCCCTTTATTAAATGTACCTACCCTGATCACTTTATTAGGTGCACTTatcttgtgtgttttattagtgTAAATTTATAGACAGTAATCTATCTCTTAACATTCACAATTAGTCACCCCTTACTCCATTAATCACTGGACAGTTTCTAACAACAGAGTCAGTGCTGACCAGATATTATGTTGGTGTTAGACTCTTgtcactgacatggtagtgtgtgttgtgctgccaAAGTCTTCGCAACGTCAGTGTAACTATTCTATTAAGAGTGATCTTCCACCCAAAAATATTAGTTCCACAATAGTCCTATGTGCAGAAACTGATAACTACACATGTTTGAGGATAGATAatacaaactgtgcatggcaacaaATAGGCTATGCTCTCCAGCTGTGAAACTATTGTTGGAAATGTTTCCACAATattatgtttctaataaaatgttaCTAATAATACAGGTTGTTTATGTATGCAGGTTTCTAAACACTGTGTACAGGGCTCTGTCTCCTCTTCTGTGAGAAATAGTTGCTCACACAAGATGTGTCTGAATCAGAGCCTCGGACACACAAActgtttaatctgtttaatcAAGCAGAAGTGCAGAATCGATCTTTCCCTTCACCACGTGGGTTATTGGAAATATCCATAACAAGACACATGGCAATGACAATTCAGTTTTACAATAGataaataacatacattatgACTGACATTGTGCTACGTGTGCTCTACAAAGAGTCCTCTAATGTCAGATTTAAATTATGAGTTATCTGCATTTACCAAGGTTGTTTGCTTTGGGTTTAAGCATTCAGAATTATTTCCCTGGTCATGACCAATAAAAACATATCAGTGGTGTTCAGTGCTGTGGGCTTGGATTGGATATGAGTGTTTTGGGCAATGACGTCCTCCTGCCTGACCCTGGAACTCTGACTGCTAGATCTTGTTCTCTAGGCTTCAGGGAGAGAGTTCATTTGCAGCTGGGAGGCTGGCCCACTCCCTTATAGATCTCCAGGGCCCCAGAAACCTCTTGTCTCTGACAGAGACTGAGCGTAGGAGAAAACTTCCAATTTCGaaatttaaatctttaatgTGCTATATTTCAGATGTTCACTCTGCCAGCCCTGTCAAAACTATATACAGAACTTTATTTCAGattgagggagaaaaagagagggagggaagggaaaaatattttaataaattagcCACAGGCATGTGTGGTGCAGCTCTGTTCTCATGTGTTATTACTGGAATTCATTTACTGAGTCCATCAGCTCCTACAGGGCTTTCGCAGTATACTTAGCATACTCAGGACTGTacactttttttcctcttcttccctGGTTTTGACTGTAATGACAGTCAGCTATTCAATCGATACATAATGTTTGGAAATGTTTATGGGATTGTGCGTGAATGTTCTGTTACTAAAGACATCATGTAGCATAGCAATAAAgaagtcacacaaacacacatacacacatatggacAAGACCTCTTAGATTTATTTCTTTATCCCTTTATCCTTCACCCCTAATTTCACTatcaaacatcttttttttttttttttattccctgAATGTGGTTTAATCACAGAGCAGAATATAGTATTGCAGGAAATTAATTGACTTttttagatacattttaaactgaTTAATTAATCTGATACTTCTTTTTCAGCATGTGGATACCTGGTCATTTGATGTGTTTGCGCTAAATGATTCAAGTGGAGATCATGCACtgaaatttatattttatgagCTTCTTACCAGATATGACTTAATCAGTCGCTTCAAGGTAAGCTTCTGACAATTTATATTCTATAATGCATGTATTTGACAAGTGTGTGGGGGTCTATACATCACTCTTAGAACACTGAAGAATAAGTAGATAAATATTTCTGGGGCTCTGCATTATATGTTGGGCTAATCACAAACATAATTGGATATTCTATAATACTCAAACCAAGCCACAAATTAGTTAGTAAAATTTAGCAGTAACAGCTGTCACAGATCTTCTTTACTCACAGAATTACTGGATGATATATTGATATGGTTTCTCTCTGTACTGCTTTAAAATCCCCTCAGATCCCCATATCTGCCCTGGTATCATTTGTCGAGGCTTTGGAGGTTGGCTACGGTAAACATAAAAACCCCTACCATAATCTCATCCACGCAGCAGATGTCACTCAGACTGTACACTACCTTCTGCTCAAGACTGGCATGGTGGTGAGAACATCCAAGggctctgtgtttgtatgtgtgtgtgtaaggctgaAGTCCTTTTTGAAGTcctaaaaaaaagacatttttccaTTCTGACATTGCAGAATGTATGGGGTCTGGAGGCAAGTGAGGTAGAGGTAGTAGAGTGAGCCCTTCGCTCGAACCTCATCATGGTGCTCAGAAGCCTATTGATTGGGAGTTAATCTCCCCTGACTCTGAACAAATGGGGCTTGGCACTGTTAAAGTCATGCTCATTAACCCCTCACTGATGTGTGTTGCCATCGAACTGGCTTTTTGATGCATGATAGTGATGCATCGAGTACAAtctcatttttttcagtttatatcAGTAAAGTATTATTGTGGTAAAACCTGTGCTACTGCTAGGGGGCAGAACTCACTCTGAAATGTATTATTGGAAATGAAATGATTGTTAATAAACTTACTATTATTATACTGAATATTATTTACTGTTGattattttggaaataaatCTATTAATGTTCAGTTTACAAAGTTGCCAGAATTTGCCAGAATTCCACTGgaacacattttattgtaatgttCAATTTACTCATAAGTTAACTGTAAAAGTTTATGTGTGTCAAAAAATGTTGAGGAATGTCAGAAGAATGCAAAAAACGTAATATAAATTAAAGCTCTATACATATCTATGATTTGGGGCATTATTTTTATTCCACAGATGCATTTTTATGTAGGATTATACGTAGCCTTTAAGCATTGTGCTTCTTTTCTTGCAGCACTGGCTTACAGAGTTAGAAATCTTCGCTATGATATTTGCAGCTGCAGTGCATGATTATGAACATACTGGGACCACTAACAACTTCCATATACAGACCAggtataaaatgtaattttatagcAGCTAAGGCCAGAATTCATCAGTTATTACTTCTGTCCTAATATATGAATAGCACCTGctatgttttatgcattttattagaTCAGACACAGCCATATTGTACAATGACCGCTCAGTGCAGGAGAATCATCACGTGAGTGCCGCTTATCGACTCCTGCAGGATGACGATGAGATGAACATCCTCTATAACTTATCTAAAGATGACTGGAGGTGAGACGAGACGCTTACAAGTATAATTATTTAAGCAGTGATAAGATAATGCTGTGattccattttaaaaagttaaatctctctttctgctttcaGAGAGTTGCGTGCTCTGGTGGTTGAGATGGTTTTGGCCACAGATATGTCCTGTCACTTCCAGCAGATCAAGGCAATGAAGAATTTCCTCCAGCAACCAGAGGCGTGAGTGTATCTCTTTCACAGAACCACTAATATCAAAACAATGTCATGCTGCTCACTGTCTTCAGCTGAATAATCActcatttttttgttgtctCTTGTAGGATCGACAAACCAAAGGCCTTATCCCTGTTACTACACACTGCAGACATCAGCCACCCTGCTAAAAGGTGGGACCTGCACCATCGCTGGACAACCTCACTGCTGGAGGAGTTCTTTAGGCAGGTCAGTGTCGGTCTGTCCTTCTTTTCTCCACTTCATCAGAGAAATGGCCCCCTTCCCATGAACTGTTACTAGGCAGTGGAGGGCAGTGCTGACTGAAGATTGTGCTAGGGCCTGACAGGTTGGTGAGCATTCCTGCTGCAACACTGCTAAGACAGAATGGATGTTATATATCATGATCATTtctccttttgtgtttttatttagttgtttgtttaactttgtttgtttgcttgcttgattgtttgcatttatttgggGATATCACTATAACATTGATAATgagtccttgagtttgagaacggtgctatataaatgcaactaataataataataataattgattatatgataatgatgatgtgaaaaaaaagattaaacatCTCCAAATGgcagacattttaaatacaagGATTTTTGCGTAGCTTTTACTACCTTAGCATGACCTTAATCTGTTGGTAATTAAGACTGTGAATGAAAACCAGGCCACGTAAGTCTGCAGCTGCTTGGCTCATTTCTATTCCTGCAGGGTTCCAAAACACCACTGCAGCTGAAGTACAGATCAACTCCAGCCATGATTTCAGTCAAGGAGCACATGTCTTTTCAATCCTATTCAGCAAATCATAATCCATCTCCAGTGTGAAATCATCCTTTATTACTAGCTCCCAGGAATTTTAGGATACCAGATCCTCCAACAATGATGACCAAAAGTATCTCTGCTGAAAGAACAGTAGGATGTCTTTTGCAGTGTAAGGTGGAGAGCCAAATAGTCATCAATTGGCTTgacactttaatattttaacagaGGGCACTGATAGCTGTGCACTCCTACAGTGTCAACTAGAACCCCAGCTAAGGTTTGCATGAAACTGCATTTACAAGCTAAAGAAGGTAAATTTGTACATTAGGCTCCTTGAGGAACAAAGATACTATTTCAAATTGTGTCACAACCACCCACAAAGGACTGCAGCTTCCCTTTCCATAACACTATAACAGCAGGTGATCATTTCTTTTTAGCTATAATTTTCAGTCAAATCAAATTGAATCCAATTGTAGTTCTATGTCAGTGTGATTAAAAAGCGGGATGTTTATGTTAATTCAACAAACTAATTAACATCTCGtttgctgaaatgaaaatgcagatatgaaaatgcattttgttcatGCTGCTCTTCATAGGAGTGCAAAACATTAACCTTGATTCACATTAAAGTTGATTGTACAAAGGTAAAATCTAATCAGTGCATTCACAGGTACAGTACCACTAATCATATTAATTGAAATGTCAACAGCAATGAACAAAACAGCtaaacaaatcatttttcaGCATGAACCAATTTATCTCTCAAACTTACCAACTTAATGCTATTACTCTGAAGGTCAATCTGCAGTGGAGAGACCCATCAGCACAATCCCATACAAGGAATTAGAGTGCATTTGTTCAGCCATCAACTTGGGAGACTGCAGTATTCTTACCtttcagacagacacagagcatcaaagcaataataattaaaGTTATTGCTTTGCAGGgatgacaaaataatttgtaaataaaactgGCATATTTGCAACCAGAAAAGGCATTTATGGATGCATAGCAAATTCCGAATGGTGGTAAATTAAGCATGAACATACAAAACTTGCCCTCTAATGCAAAAAAGTAACTAGTAACTCTGTCaattcctttttctctctttaactGTGTAATGTGGTTAATTATAATTGTAAAATGATGTTATTCAATGACCTTCAAGAGACTTCAAATTGTGTCAAACAagtcattttataatttaaatatgtgtagcaacattttatttacacatttttcccTAACAAGCTTTTggagagttaaaaaaaaaaaaaaagctccaaTAAACAACTACATTGAAATGATAGAGCTTGTAGTATTCTTGTTTACAGCAAGCTCTGTCCATTTGTTTATATGTCCAATATGTTTAAGATCTAATTACATTCCTGCTTGAATTCCTGCATAGTGACAGcatgaattgtgtgtgtttcagggggATAAAGAGGCGGAGCTGGGcctgtccttctctcccctctgcGACCGCAAGTCCACCATGGTCGCCCAGTCTCAGATAGGTGAGTCAGCACCTGTGATCCTCTGGCATGCTAGCCATCTCCCAGGGCCAGCCATGCTTGCAGtcactgtgcgtgtgtctctccCCCAGGCTTCATCGACTTCATTGTGGAGCCTACATTCAGTGTTCTCACAGACATGACGGAAAAAATAGTGACGCCACTCATTGACGAGGCCTCGAGCTCGGGCCTGGCAGGTTTCCGGCGCTCCAGGTGAGCAGTTTGCGTGCAGGCCGTATATACACTGGCCTGGTCTGCATGTGTATGAACCCTTAAATTATTCAAACACCACAATCACTGACCCAGTGTACAGAATGGCCTAAAGCAATGAAAACGAAGTCATACACAGTGACACGTGCTTAAGCACTATATGGATTATTTGTCCAGCCATAATGAAGAATCCTGTTGAGTCTCTaccacagaaataaaaaggCAGTAGATGTGGAAGGGCTTAAGCATAGAGGAACATTCACTTGTGTTTGTAAGCTGTCTGGTGACTGTAGCAGATAAGATGAATAGTCATACATAATGGAGGATGTTTATGATCTATTTAGGTGAtcaccacccctacacacacacagtaacagacaTGTGTGCCTCCTTGTTGAGTTACATTTCCATGTACTTTCtcatgtgcatatacacacatgaacaacCTATGAAAAGTTGTCCATGCAGAAGATTAAACACTGATTTAAAGGGTACTCCCATTTAGCTGTGTAACATCCAGGCAAACTACCttactaaaaaaaattaatgagaGTTTACTCTGTCTTGTTGGTAGCATGATATAAAGAGGTGGGGCCTTCTACAGTAAGATGGTCATTTTGATAATTAGTGCTCTCTTCCAACAGTTCTGAAGCTAGTGTGTGTGGCTTcattttgtgcatatatgtctGATACTGCCTGTGTGTTTCCACAGCCTTAATAACATTCCTACAGATGGCAAACGTGCCAAGAGTTCAGGCTCAGAGGGCAGCACCTCACTCAACTGCTCCATCCTCACTGTTGATTTCAAGAGCTTCAAGGCCACATGGAATGATGAGGTGCAGCAGAACAGGGAGAAGTGGAGAACTCAGGCAGCCAAAGGTGACCACTCTTCATGCCAGGCCAGTGGGCACTCATCTAGGAGCCAGTACCTCATAGCCTGAACTTCTACCCACCTAGATATAGAGATGTTTTTGTTACCTGACAGTGTTTTACtgatgttctgtgtttatgtattgtttattcACTCCTGTAGACCTGGAGGAGAGGGCCCAGGAGGAGGCCGAGGAGAAGGCCAAGCTGGAGCAGGTTGAGGAGAAACAGGATAAGGgcgaggaacacacagacactgagaaaACAGACATTACACAGGATAAAGACAAAAGTGAGAAAGATCAGAGTGATAAATTACAAGGCAGAGATGCGAAATGTGCACAATCCACAGACCGAGACAAAAGcggcaaagagagagacacaaaaacCCAGCGAGCAGACTTCACCAAGGCCAAGGTGAAGAGGAAGGTGTCCATGGAACAGCAACCCAAAGAAGCAGAGGGCACCAAGAACCCAGGAGGGGCAGGGGGAGCTAAAGTGGAGCATGCTGATGAAGGGGTGGATGCAAAAGAGGCAGACATCAACAGTGatacagacaacagacaacaaatAAGAAATGGTATGTGTAGAAGCTCCCAATAATGATGtctctgatctgatctgaaCCTCTTTCAGGTGTTTCTCAGGATCAGATCTAGGGAGTATGTTTATGAATATTGACTCATGTTCCAACACACCAGTGCAGGTTAATGCACTTaatcctttttctttttgatatCGTTATTGCCACTTTTCAAATCTTTGGTGCTCAGGCTTCATAACTTCATAGCAAAATTCTACAGGATGCCACTGGTTTACCTCATGACTGTTTGTACTGTCAGAGGTGTTCTGCTGTGCACTGATGCAGAAATGGCAGTGTACACATGAGGCTAGTGTAACTTATCACAGACACAGTGTACATAATTTGTTCTGTAGTGACCTGTGTCTTATCTGAATGTCAGGGGAGGTGGCAGAGAAGCTGGACACACCTGACAGTGACGCCAATGACACAAAGAGCCCAGACGGTAACACTAGCACATACTCCCCCTCTTCGCCCCATGAATCAGCATCACACatgttttcacacattttcacaaacatcCAGGCAACAGATCTTTAGTCACTAAAGCCACTGATCAAAGCAAACAGAAGAATGTTTTACTTGCTTTGTCATAGTGGGGAAACCTGTGCAATGTTACTAGTGATGTTCAGCTGGGTCATTCCTCCTTCATCCACATACTTGAAGGTATTCCAATAAAAGTTCCTCAAAGTGTTTGTTGCCACATGGCAGCTTAGTCCAGTATCACCATCATCTATATAACAGATCCATTCCCTGAGCTGACCAGCAGATACTAACGTGTGTAATGCAGTCAGATCTCAATTTGCTGACCGATGTGCATATTCCTTTTATCATGGTATGTAACTTCCAGCCTCCTAATGGCCCTCATCATTCCATCTCACCTCTCCACCCAGCAGCTCAGGAGCAGGGGCTCATGCCAATAAAAGTGCCATATATCTCCTCTTTTCCTCCACAGATGGAGATGAAGAGCACAGTAATCATGAACCCTCACCTGCCTCTCTAGCAGCTAGTACTGCAGATGCCCCTACGTCTGATGCACACTAACCGCTCTTTCATTTCTCAACAAGGACACCATCTTCTGGGCAAGCCTCTCACGCCTGCATCATAGCACCATCTGGTGGTCACGCGGATATTTTCTggaatacatttttgttgtttgttgttttgtttgcgtgacttggaggaaaaaaaaaattcctttgcaattgaatttttaaattttcttatttgttgcctaattattctttttactttcttttttattaccAATATGTCTATATGTCTTCATTGTCAGGCTTGGCACTGCAGTGAGACAAGAAAATGGCACAACATTGAGGTCATAAGCCATCACCTACTGTTAACTCACAACCAAGTGGGGGTTACCATAAAGGCAAGGGAGACTGTTAGCATTAAGCCAGAAGAAACCATATGGCATTACAGCCATCATGGTTTCCTCCACAGCTGAGCTTTCCTAGAgattatacacaaacaaacaaatacaccccccccccccacacacacacacacagacacagctttaTAGGTGCATGttctccagagagagaggaagccaGAGAGGAACATGGACAGATAGCCAGCTGAGGCAGACATATAGCCAGCTCTCCTGGGCTCCATTCCCCACTGTAAGCCTCTTCCCATGGCAACGTCAGAGCTGAATGTTAATGTTCAAGgtcaaacaacaaacagaagaatgtctgttttattcttctttttttcttctttttcttaatatttatattaataataaatatattaataaataatgtctTGTAAATATGTGGGTCAGGTTTTCAGAATTTCAggatttcacacaaacacacacacacacacacacacacacatatatatatatatatatatatatatatatatatatattttatttttttatttttttttctttgacatttgatgtgtgtgtgtgtgtgtgtgtgtgtgtgtgtgtgtgtgtgtgtgtgtgtgtgtgtgaacgagagaggagagaaagagagagagagctagcaGTCAAAAAGAATATCTTAGATGCTTAGATATACCATACACTGATGTTTAGCAGGTGTTTTGAAGTgttaaaaaagtgtttaaaaagatctctccactccctctctATGTCACTGATGCTTATGATGTGGTCTATGCTCAATACCTGAGCTGAGGTTCAATCTCCTCTGCAAAAAGGCAGATTGGCTGCAGGTTTTATTTCAGACAAGCTAGACGACCTGATACAAACTCATCACCAGTTTCCAGACTGAGACAAACAAGTGGAATTAGGTGTACTCCTTACACAGTGATCATGGGCATACTCAGTGAATGCACATTTGCTATGAAGTCCAAAATATGGTGAAAAGATTCAGCTCTTAATTATCAGTGAATGTACAATGTCAGTGTATACCAACTGATTTGCGAATTAATGGTACAGCAGAAAACCAGTAACAAATCGCATTTAAATCCATCCCTAAAAAAGGCCTGGAGATTAGCAAAGAAAGAATATACTTTAAAGACAACTTCCTGCTGCAGGTGGTTGTAATCAAAGGAGCATGAATAGCGGAGAAGGAGAGGCTCGTAGTTGAATGCATGGGAAGCAGTTCCTTTTCATTATAAAAACCTTTTGAAAGTATATAAAAGCAATGTGATGCAGTCATCAGTGCTGGAGAAGGAACTACAAAAATTCTGATAACATTCTTAGTTATCTATTTCTTATGTTTcactccatttttttttgtgtgtgtgtatcaatgAATATAGAGAAAACaatatttgaaaaattatttttgactgCCAGTGTATATACCACCTTGAAAgtagaaatacatttgtatttgaatttgaCCATAAGTCATAATTTTAGAATAAGATGAAAATGTGTCAACTTGTTTGACACAACAGTTGACACTACCATTTCTGTTTTGCCAAAATACTAAAAATGGTATAACGGTATTAAAGGTATAAagtttatattaatgtatgcTTCAAAACATAggtcaaaaagaaaagaaaaagggaggaaaagaaaaacacattcagcaGGGTAATATGACCTTAAAACATAATGACTGAACTTGTGTTCACGTGTCTGTTGTTCCACACTGTAAGAGCCGTAGTGCTGCGTTAAGTACTACTGTGTTTGCTCTAGCCCTGATGTCATTATCAGTTTTTGCAACATAATTGGGGTACTTTTTGATTTTATCAGtaaggtttttttattattattattttggtttatttcttttttgttgacattctgtatttcttgtatataaagaagaaaatattatttataaatgactGTGTATAGACAGAATTTTAATGCTGCAATCAACAATGAACCAGTGAACATTAGTCTTTTTGTGATGCAGATGGTTCACTTCATTTCAAATTCACTGAGTCTGTTTGATTTATAGCATTATAAGCAGgataaaaattttattttcatatgctTCAGGATGCTTTTCTGATCTTCCTCAGactgttttatctttttaatagtaaaaaaaaagcttgataTGTTGCAACCATATGATGTAATTAATCAAATAGAGATGCCATCAAATAGAGATGCCACTATTCTCCTAGATCACACCAGAGCGAGAAAAACTTTGtgagtttattttttaacaaaactatGAAAATGATTGCTTTTAATGATACATGGGGGCAGTTTTAACCTATCATTTTGTAACACACCTTAAAGTACAACCTGCAGTACTGAGGATGTCTATAAGGACAAATTTTTAATTGTATGTATTTAGTGTCACTGAAAGCCTATGCTGATGGTGCTGTATAGTAACAAAAAAGTGAAGTGAAATTTCTTCTTAGTAATTTACAGGGAAAATCTCATCTCAAAATCTAATTTTTAGACAATGTTCCTATATAGCAcaaatcttcttcttcttcttttttttaatggtggTATTTTAGACAACAGAATCACTgtgtaaaatgttattgttgCCTTGAccaaagagaaatatagatttattattcaaattatttaattactcCCAAATTATAACAAATAATGAAGATAAATTAGTTATATGCTGTTCAAGTCATTTTTATGAAGCTTATTTTTAAGCATAATAATGTTGCCttaaattcattttattgcACCACTGATGTGATCCTTCTGAACCTCAACTTATCAGccttttttcctcattttctctTGGAGAGAATGTTTTATAGAATGCTTGCTGAATGGTCTGTGAATGCCAGTAACCCTCTATTTTATGAGACAAATATCCCAATGTTTAGctaattttctgtgtgtgctcaGCAACTAGCCATGTTAAATTATATTAGCAGGTCACCACACATCAAAGCTGCCATTGTCATCAGACATTTTTGTGTGACAGTGTAATATGATCAGATCAGGAACTTACCTTTATACACTAT contains:
- the pde1ca gene encoding calcium/calmodulin-dependent 3',5'-cyclic nucleotide phosphodiesterase 1A isoform X1; translation: MSLCLVDIFDMESPTKEIEDFENNSLKYLQPEQIEKIWLRLRGLRKYKKTSQRLRCLVKQLERGEASVVDLKKNLEYAASVLESVYIEETRRLVDTEDELSDIQSDSVPSEVRDWLASTFTRQMGLMLRRSEEKPRFRSIVHAVQAGIFVERMYRRTSNMVGLSYPPNVITVLKHVDTWSFDVFALNDSSGDHALKFIFYELLTRYDLISRFKIPISALVSFVEALEVGYGKHKNPYHNLIHAADVTQTVHYLLLKTGMVHWLTELEIFAMIFAAAVHDYEHTGTTNNFHIQTRSDTAILYNDRSVQENHHVSAAYRLLQDDDEMNILYNLSKDDWRELRALVVEMVLATDMSCHFQQIKAMKNFLQQPEAIDKPKALSLLLHTADISHPAKRWDLHHRWTTSLLEEFFRQGDKEAELGLSFSPLCDRKSTMVAQSQIGFIDFIVEPTFSVLTDMTEKIVTPLIDEASSSGLAGFRRSSLNNIPTDGKRAKSSGSEGSTSLNCSILTVDFKSFKATWNDEVQQNREKWRTQAAKDLEERAQEEAEEKAKLEQVEEKQDKGEEHTDTEKTDITQDKDKSEKDQSDKLQGRDAKCAQSTDRDKSGKERDTKTQRADFTKAKVKRKVSMEQQPKEAEGTKNPGGAGGAKVEHADEGVDAKEADINSDTDNRQQIRNGEVAEKLDTPDSDANDTKSPDGNTSTYSPSSPHESASHMFSHIFTNIQATDL
- the pde1ca gene encoding calcium/calmodulin-dependent 3',5'-cyclic nucleotide phosphodiesterase 1A isoform X2; protein product: MSLCLVDIFDMESPTKEIEDFENNSLKYLQPEQIEKIWLRLRGLRKYKKTSQRLRCLVKQLERGEASVVDLKKNLEYAASVLESVYIEETRRLVDTEDELSDIQSDSVPSEVRDWLASTFTRQMGLMLRRSEEKPRFRSIVHAVQAGIFVERMYRRTSNMVGLSYPPNVITVLKHVDTWSFDVFALNDSSGDHALKFIFYELLTRYDLISRFKIPISALVSFVEALEVGYGKHKNPYHNLIHAADVTQTVHYLLLKTGMVHWLTELEIFAMIFAAAVHDYEHTGTTNNFHIQTRSDTAILYNDRSVQENHHVSAAYRLLQDDDEMNILYNLSKDDWRELRALVVEMVLATDMSCHFQQIKAMKNFLQQPEAIDKPKALSLLLHTADISHPAKRWDLHHRWTTSLLEEFFRQGDKEAELGLSFSPLCDRKSTMVAQSQIGFIDFIVEPTFSVLTDMTEKIVTPLIDEASSSGLAGFRRSSLNNIPTDGKRAKSSGSEGSTSLNCSILTVDFKSFKATWNDEVQQNREKWRTQAAKDLEERAQEEAEEKAKLEQVEEKQDKGEEHTDTEKTDITQDKDKSEKDQSDKLQGRDAKCAQSTDRDKSGKERDTKTQRADFTKAKVKRKVSMEQQPKEAEGTKNPGGAGGAKVEHADEGVDAKEADINSDTDNRQQIRNGGRMRYMMRYTKRPSYCARSYPLCRERETESKITDARGKAMHLQSISLRRGR